A region from the Clostridia bacterium genome encodes:
- the hisB gene encoding imidazoleglycerol-phosphate dehydratase HisB, with the protein MERRATVSRTTAETDIAVTLNLDGQGRFQGTSSLGFLDHMLHLWTVHGGFDLELFVQGDLKVDAHHTVEDLGLCLGRAWRQALGEARGIRRYGSIVLPMDEALVLAAVDLSGRPYLAYEVDVPACRLGDLDAELIPEFLRAFVQEAGLTLHLRRLAGKNGHHLIEAVFKGLARALAEAAEPDPRRTDVPSTKGRLGW; encoded by the coding sequence ATGGAACGCCGGGCCACGGTGAGCCGCACCACGGCCGAAACCGACATCGCCGTTACCCTGAACCTGGACGGTCAGGGCAGATTTCAGGGCACCAGTTCCCTGGGCTTTCTCGATCACATGCTCCACCTCTGGACGGTGCACGGCGGCTTCGATCTGGAGCTCTTTGTGCAGGGAGACCTGAAGGTGGACGCCCACCACACGGTGGAGGATCTGGGCCTCTGCCTGGGCCGGGCCTGGCGGCAGGCTCTGGGCGAAGCCCGGGGAATCCGGCGCTACGGAAGCATCGTGCTGCCCATGGACGAAGCCCTGGTACTGGCGGCGGTGGATCTCAGCGGCCGCCCCTACCTGGCCTACGAGGTGGACGTGCCTGCCTGCCGCCTGGGAGACCTGGACGCCGAGCTGATCCCCGAGTTCCTCCGCGCCTTCGTGCAGGAGGCGGGTCTCACCCTGCACCTGCGCCGGCTGGCGGGGAAAAACGGGCACCACCTGATCGAGGCGGTGTTCAAGGGCCTGGCCCGGGCCCTGGCCGAGGCCGCCGAACCGGACCCGCGCCGAACGGACGTGCCCTCTACTAAAGGCCGGCTGGGGTGGTAG
- the hisF gene encoding imidazole glycerol phosphate synthase subunit HisF — MLTKRIIPCLDVHRGRVVKGTRFVNLRDAGDPVELAAYYDREGADELVFLDISASAEDRPILRDLVWRTAGEVFIPFTVGGGLRSLEDIRMILEAGADKVSLNTAAVQNPDLVAEAARRFGTQCIVVAIDARRCGPDRWEVYTHGGRQPTGLDAVEWARRVEDLGAGEILLTSMDRDGTKDGYDLELTRAISRAVKIPVIASGGAGTLEHLWEGLVLGEADAVLAASIFHYGEYTIRQAKEYLAQKGVPVRPWE, encoded by the coding sequence ATGCTTACCAAGCGTATAATCCCCTGCCTCGACGTGCACCGCGGCCGGGTGGTGAAGGGTACCCGGTTTGTGAACCTCCGGGACGCCGGCGACCCGGTAGAGCTGGCCGCCTACTACGACCGCGAAGGCGCGGACGAGCTGGTGTTCCTGGACATCAGCGCCTCCGCCGAAGACCGGCCCATCTTGCGGGACCTGGTGTGGCGCACCGCCGGAGAGGTGTTCATCCCCTTCACCGTGGGCGGAGGCCTGCGGAGCCTGGAGGACATCCGCATGATCCTGGAGGCGGGAGCGGACAAGGTTTCCCTTAACACCGCCGCGGTGCAGAACCCCGACCTGGTGGCCGAGGCGGCGCGCCGCTTCGGGACCCAGTGCATCGTGGTGGCGATTGATGCCCGCCGCTGCGGGCCCGACCGCTGGGAAGTATACACCCACGGCGGCCGCCAGCCGACCGGCCTCGACGCCGTGGAGTGGGCCCGGCGGGTGGAAGACTTGGGCGCGGGTGAAATCCTGCTGACCAGCATGGACCGGGACGGCACCAAGGACGGCTACGACCTGGAGCTGACCCGGGCCATCAGCCGGGCGGTGAAGATCCCGGTAATCGCCTCCGGCGGCGCGGGCACCCTGGAGCACCTGTGGGAGGGCCTGGTGCTGGGAGAGGCAGACGCGGTCCTGGCCGCCTCCATCTTCCACTACGGCGAGTACACCATCCGCCAGGCCAAGGAATACCTGGCCCAGAAAGGGGTGCCGGTGCGGCCGTGGGAGTAG
- the hisD gene encoding histidinol dehydrogenase — protein sequence MKIIEAGAREALQEVAAGRRLVLEQYEDEVRPILAAVRTEGDAALCRFTARFDGVELEPSRLRVTEEEVRQACERVDEGFLAALLEAKKNIETYQRARLPRGGLEVVGAGNLVGHLVRPLSRVGIYVPGGTAAYPSSVLMNALPARVAGVREVAMVTPPAPDGSVNPYTLVAAAEAGVTEIYRVGGAQAVAALAYGTETVPAVNKITGPGNAYVAAAKRLVYGRVDIDMVAGPSEIVVIADGSAPAAYVAADLLSQAEHDARALAVLLTPEPDLARAVAREVEVQLAELPREAIARRAVEENGWLMVTADLEEALELANLLAPEHLELLVAEPWRWLDRVQNAGAVFLGPYSPEPVGDYWAGPNHVLPTGGAARYASALGVEDFVKRISVIGYSAAGLAQAGPGIVRLAEAEGLGAHARAVRKRLEGGDRWNAGPR from the coding sequence ATGAAGATAATCGAGGCCGGGGCCAGAGAGGCGCTGCAGGAAGTGGCGGCGGGCCGCCGTCTGGTTCTGGAGCAGTACGAAGATGAGGTCAGGCCTATATTGGCCGCGGTCCGGACCGAGGGAGACGCGGCCCTGTGCCGCTTCACCGCCCGCTTCGACGGGGTGGAGCTCGAGCCCTCGCGCCTGCGGGTCACGGAGGAAGAGGTTCGGCAGGCCTGCGAGCGGGTCGACGAGGGCTTTCTGGCCGCGCTGCTCGAAGCCAAGAAGAACATAGAAACGTACCAGCGCGCCCGCCTGCCCCGGGGAGGGCTGGAGGTAGTGGGCGCCGGCAACCTGGTGGGCCACCTGGTACGGCCCCTGTCGCGGGTGGGCATCTACGTGCCCGGCGGAACCGCCGCCTACCCCTCTTCGGTGCTCATGAACGCCCTGCCGGCGCGGGTGGCCGGGGTAAGGGAGGTCGCCATGGTGACCCCCCCGGCCCCGGACGGAAGCGTCAATCCCTACACCCTGGTGGCCGCGGCCGAAGCCGGGGTCACGGAGATCTACCGGGTGGGCGGGGCCCAGGCCGTGGCCGCCCTGGCCTACGGGACCGAAACGGTGCCGGCGGTGAACAAGATCACCGGGCCGGGCAACGCCTACGTGGCCGCGGCCAAGCGGCTGGTATACGGCCGGGTGGACATCGACATGGTGGCCGGCCCCAGTGAGATCGTCGTAATAGCCGACGGCTCGGCACCGGCGGCGTACGTGGCGGCCGACCTCCTGTCACAGGCCGAGCACGACGCCCGGGCTCTGGCGGTGCTGCTGACTCCCGAGCCGGATCTGGCCCGGGCCGTAGCCCGCGAGGTCGAGGTCCAGTTGGCCGAACTGCCGCGGGAGGCCATCGCCCGGCGGGCGGTGGAGGAGAACGGCTGGCTCATGGTCACCGCCGACCTGGAAGAAGCCCTGGAGCTGGCCAACCTCCTGGCGCCCGAGCACCTGGAACTCCTGGTGGCCGAACCGTGGCGCTGGCTGGACCGGGTGCAGAACGCCGGCGCCGTATTCCTGGGCCCTTACAGCCCCGAACCGGTGGGGGACTACTGGGCCGGCCCCAATCATGTGCTGCCCACGGGCGGAGCCGCCCGGTACGCCTCGGCGCTGGGGGTGGAGGACTTCGTGAAGCGGATCAGCGTCATCGGCTACTCGGCGGCGGGACTGGCGCAGGCCGGGCCGGGGATAGTGAGGCTGGCCGAGGCCGAGGGCTTGGGCGCCCACGCGCGGGCGGTGAGAAAGCGGTTGGAGGGAGGAGACCGATGGAACGCCGGGCCACGGTGA
- the hisH gene encoding imidazole glycerol phosphate synthase subunit HisH: MLAVVDYGMGNLRSVHKALEKLGYAAAVTSDPRTVERAQGIVLPGVGAFADAARRLRELGLDEVIRRAVAAGRPFLGICLGLQLLFEVSEENGPHQGLGIFPGRVRRLGPELKVPHMGWNQVERVRPSPLFSGVPDGVPFYFVHSYYADPADPELVLAATDYGRSFPCVVGRGVVFGVQFHPEKSSRWGLKLLSNFGEMVARCW, translated from the coding sequence GTGCTGGCGGTAGTCGACTACGGCATGGGCAACCTGCGCAGCGTACATAAGGCTCTGGAGAAGCTGGGCTACGCCGCGGCCGTCACTTCCGATCCCCGCACCGTTGAGCGGGCGCAGGGTATTGTGCTTCCCGGCGTGGGGGCCTTCGCCGACGCCGCCCGCCGTCTGCGAGAACTGGGCCTGGACGAGGTTATCCGCCGGGCGGTGGCCGCGGGCCGGCCCTTCCTGGGCATCTGCCTGGGCCTCCAGCTTCTGTTTGAGGTCAGCGAGGAAAACGGCCCGCATCAGGGCCTGGGGATCTTCCCCGGCCGGGTGCGGCGGCTGGGCCCGGAGCTCAAGGTGCCCCACATGGGCTGGAACCAGGTGGAGCGGGTGCGGCCCTCGCCCCTGTTTTCCGGCGTTCCCGACGGCGTGCCCTTCTACTTCGTTCACTCCTACTACGCCGATCCCGCCGACCCGGAGCTGGTGCTGGCCGCCACCGATTACGGCCGGTCCTTTCCCTGCGTGGTGGGCAGGGGAGTGGTTTTCGGCGTGCAGTTCCACCCTGAAAAAAGCAGCCGCTGGGGGCTGAAGCTCCTATCTAACTTCGGGGAGATGGTGGCCCGATGCTGGTGA
- a CDS encoding ABC transporter ATP-binding protein → MAAIVVEGLTRRFGNLTAVDNISFRVDEGEIFGLLGPNGSGKSTTVRMLCGLLRPSAGRGEVLGYDIAREPERIKESIGYVSQRFSLYEDLTVRENLEFYAAAYGVPVKARGEAIASAVTATGLEPQTRTPVHTLSGGWKQRVALACALVHRPPLLFLDEPTAGVDPVSRREFWAILHGLAAQGVTVVVTTHYMDEAEQCSRVAFMYRGRFLAAGPPRELKAAEGVLLLEDVFIALTRRGRAMELGTHGGGE, encoded by the coding sequence ATGGCGGCCATTGTAGTTGAGGGCCTGACGCGGCGGTTCGGCAACTTGACGGCGGTAGATAACATCAGCTTCCGGGTGGACGAGGGCGAGATATTCGGCCTTCTCGGGCCGAACGGCTCGGGCAAGTCCACCACCGTCAGGATGCTGTGCGGCCTCCTCCGCCCCTCCGCCGGAAGGGGCGAGGTACTGGGCTACGACATTGCCCGGGAGCCGGAGCGCATAAAGGAAAGCATCGGGTACGTCTCACAGCGTTTCAGCCTTTATGAGGACCTAACGGTAAGGGAGAATCTGGAGTTCTACGCCGCCGCTTACGGTGTTCCCGTAAAGGCGCGGGGGGAGGCGATTGCCTCGGCCGTCACCGCCACCGGTCTGGAACCGCAAACCCGCACCCCGGTCCATACTCTTTCCGGCGGCTGGAAACAGCGGGTGGCCCTGGCCTGCGCGCTGGTGCACCGCCCGCCGCTGCTCTTTCTGGACGAACCGACCGCGGGTGTAGATCCGGTTTCCAGGCGCGAGTTCTGGGCAATCCTTCACGGCCTGGCGGCGCAAGGGGTTACGGTAGTGGTGACCACCCACTACATGGACGAGGCGGAACAATGTAGCCGGGTGGCCTTCATGTACCGCGGGCGATTCCTGGCCGCGGGGCCTCCCCGGGAACTCAAGGCCGCCGAAGGCGTACTGTTGCTGGAAGACGTTTTCATCGCACTGACCCGGCGGGGCAGGGCCATGGAGCTCGGGACCCACGGAGGCGGAGAATAA
- the hisG gene encoding ATP phosphoribosyltransferase codes for MILLTIALSKGRLAPETLALLARAGLPVGDLSEDDRRLLIEYPGAGIRYLWCRPTDVPVYVEYGAADLGVAGKDSLLESGAEVVELADLRFGFCRLVVAVPRRLWEEAGGEEGFSLRLLQGRRAATKFPRVAETYFRSLGLQVEIIRLHGNIELAPQVGLADLIVDLVSSGKTLAANDLLAVAEIAACTARLVANRASFHLQHEQLRQVVAGLKASTQTG; via the coding sequence ATGATATTGCTTACCATTGCTCTATCCAAGGGCCGCCTGGCCCCGGAAACCCTGGCGCTTCTGGCCCGGGCCGGGCTGCCGGTGGGGGACCTCTCGGAGGACGACCGCCGGCTGCTCATCGAGTACCCGGGCGCCGGCATCCGCTATCTCTGGTGCCGGCCGACGGACGTGCCGGTTTACGTGGAGTACGGGGCCGCCGACCTGGGCGTCGCCGGAAAGGACAGTCTCCTGGAAAGCGGAGCGGAGGTAGTGGAACTGGCCGACCTGCGGTTCGGCTTCTGCCGCCTGGTGGTGGCCGTGCCGCGGCGGCTGTGGGAAGAAGCCGGGGGAGAAGAGGGGTTCAGCCTGCGCCTGCTGCAGGGGCGGCGGGCGGCCACCAAGTTCCCGCGGGTGGCGGAAACCTACTTTCGTTCTCTGGGCCTGCAGGTAGAGATCATACGGCTGCACGGCAACATAGAGCTGGCTCCCCAGGTGGGCCTGGCGGACCTGATCGTGGATCTGGTATCCTCGGGCAAGACCCTGGCCGCCAACGACCTCCTGGCCGTGGCCGAGATAGCCGCCTGCACGGCCAGGCTGGTGGCCAACCGGGCCAGCTTCCACCTGCAGCACGAGCAGCTTCGGCAGGTGGTGGCCGGCCTCAAGGCGAGTACCCAAACAGGGTAA
- the hisIE gene encoding bifunctional phosphoribosyl-AMP cyclohydrolase/phosphoribosyl-ATP diphosphatase HisIE, producing the protein MGVDLSVLKFDERGLIPAVIQDENGRVLMLAYMNREALEKTLAEGRTWFFSRSRGRLWLKGETSGHYQYVRSIAYDCDADALLVRVRQEGVACHEGRYSCFHNSLSREGKEPEGGHPNPLARALEELVAVIAERDEHRPEGAYTTYLFERGVDKIGKKVVEEAAETIIAAKNADREEVASEAADLLYHLLVLLRASGVSPSEVGEELLRRRR; encoded by the coding sequence GTGGGAGTAGACCTTTCTGTCCTCAAGTTCGACGAGCGCGGGCTCATCCCCGCCGTAATACAGGACGAGAACGGCCGGGTGCTCATGCTGGCCTACATGAACCGGGAAGCGCTGGAGAAAACCCTGGCCGAAGGCCGCACCTGGTTCTTCAGCCGCAGCCGGGGCCGGCTGTGGCTTAAGGGCGAGACCTCCGGCCACTACCAGTACGTTCGCTCCATCGCCTACGACTGCGACGCCGACGCCCTCCTGGTCCGGGTGCGGCAGGAAGGGGTGGCCTGCCACGAGGGCCGCTACTCCTGCTTCCACAACTCCCTGAGCCGGGAAGGAAAGGAGCCGGAAGGGGGGCACCCCAATCCCCTGGCCCGGGCCCTGGAGGAACTGGTGGCGGTAATCGCCGAGCGGGACGAGCACCGGCCCGAAGGCGCCTACACCACCTACCTCTTCGAGCGCGGGGTGGACAAGATCGGCAAGAAGGTGGTCGAAGAGGCGGCGGAAACCATCATCGCCGCCAAGAACGCCGACCGGGAAGAAGTCGCCAGTGAAGCGGCCGACCTTCTCTACCACCTGCTGGTGCTGCTCAGGGCTTCGGGCGTGAGCCCGTCGGAAGTGGGGGAGGAACTATTAAGGCGTCGGCGGTGA
- the hisZ gene encoding ATP phosphoribosyltransferase regulatory subunit, protein MSTELFCRLPAGMRDCLPPEAERRRRLTQLLADLFDRWAYQEILTPTLERQEVFAEEGRRVFQFADEGELVVLRPEITAAVARVVATYYRDAPRPLRFFYAGNVFRRDPPQAGRLREFGQAGVELLGVRNPWADAEVIALAIEALRESGLKEFRLGMGQVQVTLGMLKELGLSPEAEEELKQALAARDYVALETSASRYRVVDKVEALMALRGGREVLERARSLAASSEARFGLEGLAQVWEALEAAGLAEYLFLDLALLRDFQYYTGVVFEGYAAGLGFPVLGGGRYDQLLYRYGLDLPATGFALGLERLLSALPEAAGPGPQDQAVLVAGRRLDLVLARAQELRREGRRVEMDLEHRTREEAEAYAAGRGRLPLEWVG, encoded by the coding sequence ATGAGCACGGAGCTCTTCTGTCGCCTGCCGGCCGGCATGAGGGACTGCCTCCCTCCCGAGGCGGAGCGGCGCCGCCGCCTTACCCAGCTTCTGGCCGACCTCTTCGACCGCTGGGCCTATCAGGAGATACTTACCCCCACTCTCGAGCGCCAGGAAGTGTTCGCCGAGGAAGGGAGACGGGTTTTCCAATTCGCCGACGAGGGCGAGCTGGTGGTCCTGCGGCCGGAGATAACCGCCGCCGTGGCCCGGGTAGTGGCCACCTATTACCGCGATGCACCCAGACCCCTGCGCTTTTTTTATGCCGGCAACGTTTTTCGCCGGGACCCGCCCCAGGCGGGCCGCCTGCGGGAATTCGGTCAGGCCGGAGTGGAACTCCTGGGAGTGCGCAACCCCTGGGCCGACGCCGAGGTCATAGCCCTGGCCATCGAGGCCCTGCGGGAGAGCGGGCTTAAGGAATTCCGGCTGGGCATGGGTCAGGTTCAGGTTACCCTGGGAATGCTGAAGGAGTTGGGCCTGAGCCCCGAAGCGGAGGAGGAGCTGAAGCAGGCCCTGGCCGCACGGGACTATGTGGCTCTGGAGACCTCGGCCTCCCGCTACCGTGTCGTGGATAAGGTGGAAGCTCTGATGGCCCTGCGCGGGGGCCGCGAGGTGCTGGAGCGGGCGCGCTCCCTGGCCGCGAGTTCCGAGGCGAGGTTTGGCCTGGAGGGCCTGGCCCAGGTGTGGGAGGCCCTGGAGGCCGCCGGGCTGGCCGAGTATCTCTTCCTGGACCTGGCACTGCTCCGGGACTTCCAGTATTATACGGGTGTGGTCTTCGAAGGCTACGCCGCCGGTCTGGGCTTCCCGGTTCTGGGCGGGGGCCGCTACGACCAGCTCCTGTACCGCTACGGGCTGGACCTGCCGGCCACGGGTTTTGCCCTGGGGCTGGAACGGCTGCTGAGCGCCCTGCCCGAAGCGGCCGGACCCGGCCCCCAGGATCAAGCGGTGCTGGTGGCGGGCCGGAGGCTGGACCTGGTTCTGGCCCGGGCGCAGGAACTGCGCCGGGAGGGCCGGCGGGTGGAGATGGACCTGGAGCACCGCACCCGGGAAGAGGCGGAGGCTTACGCCGCCGGCCGGGGACGGTTGCCGCTTGAATGGGTAGGATGA
- a CDS encoding efflux RND transporter periplasmic adaptor subunit, whose amino-acid sequence MAGRKVTRTVLIVLVLAAVAALGHFYRSIGGRDHRQLTFSGYIEATEVRVAFEAAGRVEHVAVAEGERVKPGTVLARLDASTARLQLAQAEAALKAAEARLAEARAGSREQQIRAAEAAVKQAEAAEKQAEVALAAAERELRRLEELHAQGAVPQQQVDTARDARDGAAEQLAARQAATEAARANLDLIRAGTTGETIRSLEAAVAQARAARDLAQLNLDRTVLRAPVEGTVTGRLVEQGETVAQGTPAFTISRLDDLWVRIFVPEPDIGRVRLDQRAAIAVDSFPDKEFSGRVVHIAAEAEFTPRNVQTPEGRAETVFAVRVAVEEGAGLLKPGMPADVRLEE is encoded by the coding sequence GTGGCCGGTAGGAAGGTAACGCGGACGGTCCTGATCGTCCTGGTACTGGCGGCGGTCGCCGCCCTCGGCCATTTTTACCGTTCGATCGGCGGCCGCGACCACCGGCAGCTGACGTTTTCGGGCTACATTGAGGCCACCGAGGTCCGGGTAGCCTTTGAGGCGGCAGGCCGGGTGGAGCACGTCGCGGTGGCGGAGGGGGAGCGCGTAAAGCCCGGTACGGTGCTGGCACGGCTGGACGCTTCCACTGCCCGCCTGCAACTGGCCCAGGCCGAGGCCGCGCTGAAGGCGGCCGAGGCCCGACTGGCGGAGGCGCGGGCCGGATCGCGCGAGCAGCAGATTCGGGCGGCGGAGGCCGCCGTGAAGCAGGCAGAGGCGGCGGAGAAGCAGGCGGAAGTGGCGCTGGCCGCGGCGGAACGGGAGTTGAGGCGCCTGGAAGAGCTTCACGCCCAGGGAGCGGTTCCGCAGCAGCAGGTTGACACCGCCCGAGACGCGCGGGACGGCGCGGCCGAGCAACTGGCGGCGCGGCAGGCGGCCACGGAAGCCGCCCGCGCCAACCTTGACCTGATAAGGGCCGGCACGACCGGAGAAACCATACGCAGTCTGGAAGCCGCCGTGGCCCAGGCGAGGGCGGCGCGGGATCTGGCGCAGCTTAACCTGGACCGAACGGTGCTCCGGGCGCCGGTTGAGGGCACGGTAACCGGACGACTGGTTGAGCAGGGCGAAACGGTGGCCCAGGGAACTCCGGCCTTCACCATTTCCCGGCTGGACGACCTGTGGGTCAGGATCTTTGTGCCCGAGCCGGATATCGGCCGGGTCCGCCTGGACCAACGTGCGGCAATCGCCGTTGACTCCTTCCCGGACAAGGAGTTTTCCGGACGGGTGGTGCACATCGCGGCGGAGGCGGAGTTCACCCCCCGCAACGTCCAGACTCCCGAGGGGAGGGCCGAGACCGTCTTCGCCGTGCGGGTGGCGGTGGAGGAAGGCGCGGGCCTGCTGAAGCCGGGCATGCCCGCAGACGTGAGGCTCGAGGAGTAG
- the hisA gene encoding 1-(5-phosphoribosyl)-5-[(5-phosphoribosylamino)methylideneamino]imidazole-4-carboxamide isomerase, whose amino-acid sequence MLVIPAIDLRSGRCVRLFQGRADRETVYSDDPVAVARRWEALGAAWLHVVDLDGAFAGRPQNREIVRRIVGAVSIPVQLGGGIRTWEDLESTLDLGVKRVILGTAAVTRPDLVRRACAVFGEAVAVSLDAREGRAAVAGWEAAAEASVLDLAASLREWGLARIIYTDVWRDGTLAGPNLEATREVARASGLKVIAAGGVSSLEDIQALKELEPLGVEGVIVGQALYTGAVDLKAALTLAAG is encoded by the coding sequence ATGCTGGTGATACCGGCCATCGACCTGCGTTCCGGCCGCTGCGTGCGCCTGTTTCAGGGCCGTGCCGACCGGGAAACCGTATACTCGGACGACCCCGTGGCCGTGGCCCGGCGCTGGGAGGCTCTGGGCGCGGCCTGGCTCCACGTGGTGGATCTGGACGGTGCCTTTGCCGGCCGGCCGCAGAACCGGGAGATAGTGCGCCGAATCGTAGGGGCGGTAAGCATTCCGGTGCAGCTCGGCGGTGGCATCCGCACCTGGGAGGACCTGGAGTCGACCCTGGACCTGGGAGTGAAGCGGGTCATCCTGGGCACGGCGGCGGTCACCCGGCCGGATCTGGTCAGGCGGGCCTGCGCGGTTTTCGGCGAGGCCGTGGCGGTGAGCCTGGACGCCAGGGAAGGCCGGGCGGCGGTTGCCGGGTGGGAAGCGGCCGCCGAAGCCTCGGTGTTGGACCTGGCCGCCTCCCTGCGGGAGTGGGGCCTGGCCCGCATAATCTATACCGACGTGTGGCGGGACGGCACCCTGGCCGGTCCCAATCTGGAGGCCACCCGCGAGGTGGCCCGGGCCAGCGGCCTCAAGGTAATCGCCGCGGGCGGGGTATCTTCTCTAGAGGACATCCAGGCCCTCAAGGAGCTCGAGCCCTTGGGCGTGGAGGGCGTGATCGTGGGCCAGGCCCTGTACACCGGGGCGGTGGATCTAAAGGCGGCCTTGACCCTGGCCGCCGGCTAA
- a CDS encoding TetR/AcrR family transcriptional regulator, which produces MVPRKPSTDRRAEILAAAGRVFARKGFERSTTAEIAREAGVAEGTIFRYFPTKKELLLNLVVSLVMETLPPLLERIEGKSQEDALKDALRDRLDVIKKSAPLLKVFLAEALFRDDLRDQFIREIILRATAQAEAFYRQQQEQGRLRPLNPQIAVRCLVGMLGIFVIWKEFLDGDRYVRFDEEEVLETITTIFLDGVRNRGR; this is translated from the coding sequence GTGGTCCCCAGGAAGCCGTCCACCGATCGCCGTGCGGAAATCCTGGCTGCGGCGGGGCGGGTCTTTGCCCGCAAGGGTTTTGAGCGAAGCACTACCGCAGAAATCGCCCGGGAGGCGGGGGTGGCCGAGGGCACGATCTTCCGCTACTTTCCCACCAAGAAGGAGCTGCTGCTCAATCTCGTCGTCTCCCTGGTAATGGAGACGCTGCCCCCACTTCTGGAGCGTATCGAAGGCAAAAGCCAGGAGGACGCCCTCAAGGACGCCCTTCGCGACCGTCTGGACGTAATCAAGAAGAGCGCGCCGCTTCTGAAGGTCTTCCTCGCCGAGGCGCTTTTTCGGGACGACCTGCGCGACCAGTTCATCAGGGAGATAATTCTGCGGGCCACGGCCCAGGCCGAGGCCTTCTACCGTCAGCAGCAGGAACAGGGCCGCCTGCGTCCCCTGAACCCCCAGATTGCCGTGCGGTGTCTGGTGGGCATGCTGGGCATTTTCGTCATCTGGAAAGAGTTTCTGGACGGGGATAGATACGTCCGATTTGATGAAGAGGAAGTGCTGGAGACCATCACCACCATCTTCCTGGACGGGGTGAGAAACCGTGGCCGGTAG